The following are encoded in a window of Pseudalgibacter alginicilyticus genomic DNA:
- a CDS encoding 4Fe-4S dicluster domain-containing protein: MAIIITDECINCGACEPECPNTAIYEGADDWRYKDGTSLDGTVVLTNGKEVDADEAQEPISDEVYYIVPDKCTECKGFHDEPQCAAVCPVDCCVPDDDVVETEEELLAKQKFMHPEG, from the coding sequence ATGGCAATTATTATAACAGACGAATGTATAAATTGTGGTGCTTGCGAACCTGAGTGCCCAAATACAGCAATATACGAAGGCGCAGATGATTGGCGCTATAAAGATGGTACGAGTTTAGATGGAACTGTGGTACTTACAAATGGAAAAGAAGTAGATGCTGATGAGGCTCAGGAGCCTATTAGTGATGAGGTTTACTATATTGTACCAGATAAATGTACAGAGTGTAAAGGTTTTCATGATGAACCACAGTGTGCTGCGGTTTGCCCTGTAGACTGCTGTGTTCCTGATGATGATGTTGTAGAAACCGAAGAAGAACTTTTGGCTAAGCAGAAGTTCATGCATCCTGAAGGGTAA